Proteins encoded in a region of the Luteolibacter flavescens genome:
- a CDS encoding glucose-6-phosphate isomerase produces the protein MSWSTYASSLIRYPQFGFSLDTSLMDLDEAFFAKMAPKVEKAFADIAALESGAIANPDEGRMVGHYWLRNAALAPSQELRDSITKPLADLKAFAEKVHTGQVKPLSGGVFQRILLIGIGGSALGPQLVTEAIGHGARMPIHFFDNTDPAGIDRVLSDIGAAGLAKTLVVVISKSGGTPETRNGMIEAKAAYDAAGLHFGKHAVAVTGTGSKLDQYAEKEGFLVRFPMEDWVGGRTSVMSTVGLVPAALQGIDIDAFLAGAAAMDAETRKTGDGNAAMRLALAWHASGNGKGEKDMVVLPYKDSLVLFSKYLQQLVMESLGKEHDLDGAVVNQGIAVYGNKGSTDQHAYVQQLRDGVANFFATFIEVRKGRHGDSIEVEPGNSSADYLQGFLRGTRKALYDSGRKSITISIPEVTPFQLGVLIALFERTVSFYASLVNINAYHQPGVEAGKKAAAVFLDLLGAVRSRLVSEAKTADQIAFEVDADPEDVYHCLTHLSANGEVQISIGTTPKEDNFSL, from the coding sequence ATGTCCTGGTCCACCTACGCTTCCTCGCTGATCCGCTACCCTCAATTCGGCTTTTCCCTCGACACCTCGCTGATGGACCTCGATGAGGCGTTTTTCGCCAAGATGGCGCCCAAGGTGGAGAAGGCATTCGCCGACATCGCAGCACTGGAGTCCGGAGCGATCGCGAATCCCGACGAGGGCCGCATGGTCGGCCACTACTGGCTGCGGAATGCCGCGCTCGCCCCGAGCCAGGAGCTCCGCGACTCGATCACCAAGCCCCTCGCCGACCTGAAGGCCTTCGCCGAAAAGGTCCACACCGGCCAGGTGAAGCCCCTCAGCGGCGGCGTCTTCCAGCGCATCCTGCTCATCGGCATCGGCGGCTCGGCGCTCGGCCCGCAGCTCGTGACCGAGGCCATCGGCCATGGCGCGCGCATGCCCATCCATTTCTTCGACAATACCGATCCGGCAGGCATCGACCGCGTGCTCTCGGACATCGGCGCGGCAGGACTGGCGAAGACCCTCGTGGTGGTCATCTCGAAGTCCGGCGGCACTCCCGAGACCCGCAACGGCATGATCGAGGCAAAGGCCGCCTATGACGCCGCGGGCCTGCACTTCGGCAAGCACGCCGTGGCCGTGACCGGCACCGGCTCGAAGCTCGACCAGTATGCGGAGAAGGAAGGCTTCCTCGTGCGCTTCCCCATGGAAGACTGGGTCGGCGGCCGCACCTCCGTGATGTCCACCGTGGGTCTGGTGCCCGCCGCGCTGCAGGGCATCGATATCGATGCCTTCCTCGCCGGTGCCGCGGCCATGGACGCCGAGACGCGCAAGACCGGCGACGGCAATGCCGCCATGCGCCTCGCGCTCGCCTGGCATGCCTCCGGCAATGGCAAGGGCGAGAAGGACATGGTGGTGCTCCCTTACAAGGACTCGCTCGTCCTCTTCTCGAAGTATCTCCAGCAGCTCGTGATGGAGTCGCTCGGCAAGGAGCACGACCTGGACGGTGCCGTGGTGAACCAGGGCATCGCCGTCTATGGCAACAAGGGCTCCACCGACCAGCATGCCTATGTGCAGCAGCTCCGCGACGGCGTGGCGAATTTCTTCGCCACCTTCATCGAGGTGCGCAAGGGCCGCCACGGTGACTCGATCGAGGTGGAGCCGGGCAACAGCTCCGCCGACTACCTGCAGGGCTTCCTGCGCGGCACCCGCAAGGCGCTTTACGACTCCGGCCGAAAGTCCATCACGATCTCCATCCCGGAGGTGACGCCCTTCCAGCTCGGCGTTCTGATCGCGCTCTTCGAGCGGACCGTTTCCTTCTACGCTTCGCTGGTGAATATCAACGCCTACCACCAACCCGGCGTAGAGGCGGGGAAGAAGGCCGCGGCCGTCTTCCTCGACCTGCTCGGCGCGGTGCGCAGCCGTCTGGTCTCCGAGGCGAAGACCGCCGACCAGATCGCCTTCGAGGTAGATGCCGATCCCGAGGACGTCTATCACTGCCTGACCCACCTGTCCGCGAACGGCGAGGTCCAGATCTCCATCGGCACCACGCCGAAGGAGGACAACTTCTCGCTCTGA
- a CDS encoding ACP phosphodiesterase, translating to MALNYLAHLLLAENDPLSRIGNLLGDFVPGRPESLTEKFPLKVVQGIVRHRAIDRFSDEHPATTELKSLVAPERRRFAGVIVDLVHDHFLTRHWDEHGPQPLRDFIDRCNGELLAHRDVLPPDLADTLDERIADDWLGHQGTDDGLDGVFHRVSLRHPGFRPIRGAIDDLRRHRAAFEAGFRAFFPLLRTWVRDQGPEANVVMDRR from the coding sequence GTGGCATTGAACTACCTCGCCCACCTGCTGCTCGCGGAAAACGATCCCCTCTCGCGGATCGGGAATCTGCTCGGGGACTTCGTGCCCGGGAGGCCCGAGAGCCTGACGGAAAAGTTTCCGCTGAAGGTGGTGCAGGGCATCGTCCGTCACCGGGCCATCGATCGCTTTTCCGACGAGCATCCAGCCACAACTGAGTTGAAATCCCTCGTCGCGCCGGAGAGGCGGCGCTTTGCCGGGGTGATCGTGGATCTCGTCCATGACCACTTTCTCACGCGGCACTGGGACGAGCACGGGCCACAGCCGCTGCGGGACTTCATCGACCGCTGCAATGGCGAACTCCTCGCCCACCGCGACGTGCTGCCACCCGACCTCGCGGACACGCTGGACGAGCGCATCGCCGACGACTGGCTCGGCCACCAAGGCACGGATGACGGGCTGGACGGGGTATTCCACCGCGTCTCACTCCGTCATCCCGGCTTCCGCCCGATCCGCGGGGCGATCGACGACCTGCGGCGGCACCGGGCGGCATTCGAGGCGGGCTTCCGCGCGTTCTTTCCTCTGCTCCGGACCTGGGTCCGCGATCAGGGGCCGGAGGCAAATGTCGTCATGGACCGCAGGTGA
- a CDS encoding acyltransferase family protein produces MSSDAAAGSSEPKHYPVLDGIRGLAILLVMLSHFLKAGHEVTTATWWGRLSLGGFVGVDLFFVLSGFLITGILLKSRMDTPRAFGVFYARRALRIFPLYYTVLALVFLLCPAGQDSPWWYFLFLSNIGSTVKGTWLDHPAGVDLGHFWSLAVEEQFYMVWPFLVAFLPRRHLEKVCLACLVIAPAVHYALHYSGNPIGSYMFTPTRLNTLAGGAWLAIVFQDQDQARWAALSRWAGRVCLAAGAITVAGLIFPQQVSLVPFSPFLWGSLVVLALGSRGVLEGALSSRPLLTLGRLSYGLYILHSLFDPWLKGTLHDRWIMGALGGQPLVALGVFTLAAFALSLLAAQASWLLLERPCLSLKRHFRYASTDSKTPPPSNLPPS; encoded by the coding sequence ATGTCATCAGACGCAGCCGCCGGATCCTCCGAACCGAAGCACTACCCGGTGCTGGATGGCATCCGCGGCCTGGCGATCCTGCTGGTGATGCTGAGCCACTTCCTGAAGGCCGGGCACGAGGTCACCACGGCCACCTGGTGGGGCCGCCTGTCGCTCGGCGGCTTCGTCGGCGTGGATCTCTTCTTCGTCCTCTCCGGCTTCCTCATCACGGGCATCCTGCTGAAGTCGCGGATGGATACGCCACGCGCCTTTGGCGTCTTCTACGCCCGGCGTGCGCTGCGGATCTTCCCGCTCTACTACACGGTGCTGGCGCTCGTCTTCCTGCTCTGCCCGGCGGGGCAGGACTCGCCGTGGTGGTACTTCCTCTTCCTCTCGAATATCGGCTCCACGGTGAAGGGCACGTGGCTGGACCACCCGGCGGGAGTGGATCTGGGGCACTTCTGGTCGCTGGCCGTGGAGGAGCAGTTCTACATGGTGTGGCCCTTCCTCGTGGCCTTCCTGCCCCGGCGGCACCTCGAGAAGGTCTGCCTCGCCTGCCTCGTCATCGCCCCGGCGGTGCACTACGCGCTGCACTACTCGGGGAATCCCATCGGCTCCTACATGTTCACCCCCACGCGGCTGAATACGCTGGCGGGCGGGGCATGGCTGGCCATCGTCTTCCAGGATCAGGACCAGGCGCGCTGGGCCGCCCTCAGCCGGTGGGCCGGGCGCGTGTGTCTCGCGGCCGGGGCCATCACCGTGGCCGGGCTCATCTTCCCGCAGCAGGTCTCGCTGGTGCCCTTTTCCCCCTTCCTCTGGGGCTCGCTGGTGGTGCTGGCGCTGGGGTCCCGCGGCGTGCTGGAGGGGGCGCTTTCCTCCCGTCCGCTGCTCACGCTGGGCAGGCTGAGCTACGGGCTCTACATCCTGCACTCGCTCTTCGACCCCTGGCTGAAGGGCACGCTGCATGACCGCTGGATCATGGGCGCGCTGGGCGGCCAGCCGCTGGTGGCGCTGGGTGTCTTCACGCTCGCCGCCTTCGCCCTCTCGCTGCTGGCGGCGCAGGCGAGCTGGCTCTTGTTAGAAAGACCCTGCCTCTCGCTGAAGCGCCACTTCCGCTACGCCTCCACGGACTCGAAGACGCCGCCGCCGAGCAATCTGCCACCCTCGTAG
- the mnmA gene encoding tRNA 2-thiouridine(34) synthase MnmA produces the protein MAKVLVGLSGGVDSSAAAALLIEQGHEVAGAFMKNWVNAEGIPGDCPWESDLEDALAVARSLGIEFRVIDLIDQYKERIVDYLVEGYRSGITPNPDVWCNREMKFGVFLDYALEQGFESVATGHYARKRTLSDGSPAILRGADPNKDQSYFLSLMTTEQAARAVFPAGELLKPAVREVARRFGLPTAEKKDSQGICFIGEIKMSDFISHYIPDKPGEIVDTTGKVMGTHRGLHLYTLGQRKGHGVASPREGMAYVVVGKDIGRNRLVVGWDLGETPGLYARECIIGSVSTIGSPLLQGGPRWLEAQPRYRAKAERAEILPREDGRVTLRFQTPQRAIAPGQICAFYEGGRLLGGGVFESVEA, from the coding sequence ATGGCGAAGGTGCTGGTGGGACTTTCCGGCGGGGTGGACAGCTCCGCCGCGGCGGCGCTCTTGATCGAGCAGGGGCACGAGGTCGCGGGGGCATTCATGAAAAACTGGGTGAATGCCGAGGGCATCCCGGGAGATTGCCCGTGGGAGAGCGATCTGGAGGATGCGCTGGCCGTGGCCCGCTCGCTGGGCATCGAGTTCCGCGTCATCGACCTCATCGACCAGTACAAGGAACGCATCGTCGACTACCTCGTGGAAGGCTACCGCAGCGGCATCACGCCGAATCCGGACGTGTGGTGCAACCGGGAGATGAAATTCGGCGTCTTCCTCGACTATGCGCTTGAGCAGGGCTTCGAGAGCGTGGCCACGGGGCACTACGCGAGGAAGCGCACGCTGTCCGATGGCAGCCCGGCCATCCTGCGCGGCGCGGATCCGAACAAGGACCAGAGCTATTTCCTCTCGCTCATGACCACGGAGCAGGCGGCCCGCGCCGTCTTCCCTGCGGGCGAGCTGCTGAAGCCTGCGGTGCGCGAGGTGGCGCGGCGCTTCGGCCTGCCCACGGCGGAGAAGAAGGACAGCCAGGGGATCTGCTTCATCGGGGAGATCAAGATGAGCGACTTCATCAGCCACTACATCCCGGACAAGCCCGGGGAGATCGTGGACACCACGGGCAAGGTCATGGGCACGCATCGCGGCCTGCACCTCTACACGCTGGGCCAGCGGAAGGGCCACGGCGTCGCCTCCCCGCGCGAGGGGATGGCCTACGTGGTGGTGGGAAAGGACATCGGGCGGAATCGCCTGGTGGTCGGCTGGGATCTCGGGGAGACGCCCGGCCTCTACGCCCGCGAGTGCATCATCGGCAGCGTCTCCACCATCGGCAGCCCGCTGCTGCAGGGCGGCCCGCGCTGGCTGGAGGCACAGCCGCGCTACCGGGCAAAGGCGGAGCGCGCGGAGATACTGCCGCGCGAGGATGGCAGGGTCACGCTGCGCTTCCAGACGCCCCAGCGGGCCATCGCCCCGGGGCAGATCTGCGCCTTCTACGAGGGTGGCAGATTGCTCGGCGGCGGCGTCTTCGAGTCCGTGGAGGCGTAG
- a CDS encoding Ldh family oxidoreductase, with protein sequence MSTAVLSEFLTVSRAAHDSLVEAAYRSRGFTADEAAEGAKLAAEAARHGIRTHHALKALHLDHLFGSATGGCVPGAEIEVVPSRFAGSETWNAHRKLGQSVAYRAIERCIELADQYGIGQVSVDNAFHYLWGGGYVMEAAERGYIAYTNCTSTLAEVVPFGGKFPTLGTNPHSWGFPTTDALGFPIVSDWATSTVAMGRVQALKREGKSLPPGAAVDKDGKPTTDPNEVAALLPFGAHKGYAMCLINEIYGGMIGGSLPTIRGRKAQAPAGEKTTAAFYFQVIHPDAISGGDFAKGRDQMENLKAVLKDVFGHGNEGCILPGQFEAEARKKSDAAGGLHFTAAELMEFNQLAAELGLKELEPIDADVL encoded by the coding sequence ATGTCCACCGCAGTGCTCTCCGAATTCCTGACCGTCTCCCGCGCAGCCCACGACAGCCTGGTCGAGGCCGCCTACCGCTCCCGTGGATTCACCGCCGACGAGGCGGCCGAGGGCGCGAAGCTGGCAGCGGAAGCGGCCCGCCACGGCATCCGCACGCACCACGCGCTGAAGGCGCTGCACCTCGACCACCTCTTCGGCAGCGCCACCGGCGGCTGTGTCCCGGGAGCGGAGATCGAGGTCGTCCCATCTCGCTTCGCCGGATCCGAGACGTGGAATGCCCACCGCAAACTGGGCCAAAGCGTCGCCTACCGGGCGATCGAGCGCTGCATCGAGCTGGCCGACCAGTATGGCATCGGCCAGGTGAGCGTGGACAATGCCTTCCACTACCTGTGGGGTGGCGGCTATGTGATGGAGGCCGCCGAGCGCGGCTACATCGCCTACACGAACTGCACCTCCACCCTCGCGGAAGTCGTTCCTTTTGGCGGAAAATTCCCTACCCTCGGCACGAATCCCCACTCGTGGGGCTTCCCCACCACGGATGCGCTCGGCTTCCCGATCGTGAGCGACTGGGCCACCTCCACCGTGGCCATGGGCCGCGTGCAGGCGCTCAAGCGCGAGGGTAAGTCCCTGCCTCCCGGCGCCGCCGTGGACAAGGATGGCAAGCCGACCACCGACCCGAACGAGGTCGCGGCCCTGCTCCCTTTCGGCGCGCACAAGGGTTACGCCATGTGCCTCATCAATGAGATCTACGGCGGAATGATCGGCGGCTCGCTGCCGACCATCCGCGGCCGCAAGGCGCAGGCACCGGCGGGCGAAAAGACCACCGCTGCATTCTATTTCCAAGTGATCCACCCGGACGCGATTTCCGGCGGCGACTTCGCCAAGGGCCGCGACCAGATGGAGAACCTCAAGGCGGTGCTGAAAGATGTCTTCGGCCACGGCAACGAGGGCTGCATCCTGCCGGGTCAATTCGAGGCCGAGGCCCGCAAGAAGTCCGACGCCGCCGGTGGCCTGCACTTCACCGCTGCCGAGCTGATGGAATTCAACCAACTCGCTGCCGAACTCGGACTGAAAGAGCTGGAGCCCATCGACGCGGACGTCCTCTGA
- a CDS encoding adenine phosphoribosyltransferase, which produces MPSADTLRAAIRDVVDFPKPGIVFKDITPVLADPALFRDAITLICDSAGGQRIDKVVGIDARGFIFAAAVADRLGAGFIPVRKKGKLPWKTRQQAYSLEYGESVVELHEDAVAPGETVLLVDDLLATGGTAGAALNLLDQLGAQVVGVTFLIELGFLGGRRMLGDHKVTSILVFD; this is translated from the coding sequence ATGCCATCCGCCGATACCCTGCGCGCCGCCATCCGTGACGTGGTCGATTTCCCGAAGCCGGGCATCGTCTTCAAGGACATCACGCCCGTCCTCGCGGACCCGGCGCTCTTTCGCGACGCGATCACGCTGATCTGCGACAGCGCCGGCGGCCAGCGGATCGACAAGGTGGTGGGCATCGACGCGCGTGGCTTCATCTTCGCCGCCGCGGTGGCAGACCGGCTGGGAGCCGGATTCATCCCCGTGCGGAAGAAGGGCAAGCTGCCGTGGAAAACCCGCCAGCAGGCCTACTCGCTGGAGTATGGCGAGTCCGTGGTGGAGCTGCACGAGGACGCCGTGGCCCCGGGTGAGACCGTCCTGCTGGTGGATGACCTGCTCGCTACCGGCGGCACCGCCGGTGCGGCGCTGAACCTGCTGGACCAGCTCGGCGCGCAGGTCGTCGGCGTCACCTTCCTCATCGAGCTCGGTTTCCTCGGCGGCAGGCGGATGTTAGGCGACCACAAGGTCACGTCGATCCTTGTATTCGATTAG
- the smc gene encoding chromosome segregation protein SMC, producing MYLKSLDIHGFKSFADKTKIEFHKGVTGIVGPNGCGKSNVVDAIRWVLGETSAKALRGGEMADVIFNGTERRKPLGMAEVTLTMADCEEALKVDYNEVSLTRRVFRDGKSEYRINGTLCRLKDIHDLLMDTGIGRTAYSIMAQGQIDQILSSKPEERRMVFEEAAGITKYKREKKEALRKLEFTEANLLRVSDVLAEQERRMNSLKRQVAKARRYQALAGDVRILDTHLGHKRFVEMSAERDELKTSIRSLEVQEFELERQMAPKEEAVADARLNARNFEGELADLRQQLNSHRNALSAAQGRVAFNEERKAELESRIFQNREEIETTREKLAQQEFDVVAANETLEQLARRIAEQEIQLGDQEERTMMARGDREQIEAQLREARAEANRAQTIIASTQARIESSLAQLETSRERARMLADEEQRLNLEAEEANEQRNRIVVELEEHSARTGELEEAFQKAERTYQHTRGDLDASRTAATEANKILAQRDSRLKVVRQLVASGEGFQKGTRKVLDGLDDAERFKPGIHGVLAGFIEADRSCARAIETALGKHLQAVLVADEKLADAIISRLTEKRLGVAAILPETFVGHSVSTQMEAVPEGAVGWALDKVKSDPRVSRVIEKLLEKVLIVPNYATAMRLRSSLADVTMVTQAGELIGAEGVIHGGDAGEGNVSVLELQNEVRDLETEVAGLVQAEEAARQRVTDLEGSLGRLQEEMEVCRERIQRHKVELSTLQGQLTLASREVESVQTKIENVQWERGELDSREQAANDSRSGLESELAMARERLEGHEEDQRRLQSQVEGSQRDEAELAQALNELRTSLAVERQAKHAAEAQQQPMEARLSELRELSIRRETEIESFVQRIESAAAENARLSEEVETHQAEAEDLAMEIESRASRRNELLEVIDRAEAELSEVRKRLAKASEQRGREEVSITKIELRLESLVTSILERHQVELSTFEPDAHALLSCIASQKAQQSRGGRQSFVENEDGEEEEQPIVVVDASKDSDEMELPPQMTGEPDWGFVEAIVGDLKRRLDGMGPVNVDAIEEYEELEERYNEVRSNYDDLVSSKANLIEVIEKINEETQRRFAETFAQVKINFRDMFKELFGEKGQADLLLQDENDPLESGIEVIAKPPGKKLQSISLLSGGERSMTAVALLFSIYMIKPSPFCVLDELDAPLDESNINRFVKVLDRFIDNSQFIIVTHSKRTMARADVMYGVTMEEFGVSKPVGMRLTNADDMASKGEAKTAAQKAALRLDA from the coding sequence ATGTATTTAAAGTCCCTCGACATCCACGGCTTCAAGTCCTTCGCGGACAAGACGAAGATCGAGTTCCACAAGGGCGTGACCGGCATCGTCGGCCCGAATGGCTGCGGGAAGTCGAACGTGGTGGACGCCATCCGCTGGGTGCTGGGGGAAACATCGGCGAAGGCCCTGCGCGGCGGTGAAATGGCCGACGTCATCTTCAATGGCACCGAGCGCCGCAAGCCGCTGGGCATGGCCGAGGTGACGCTGACCATGGCGGACTGCGAGGAGGCGCTGAAGGTGGACTACAACGAGGTCTCGCTGACCCGCCGCGTCTTCCGCGACGGCAAGTCGGAGTACCGCATCAATGGCACGCTCTGCCGCCTGAAGGACATCCATGACCTGCTCATGGACACGGGCATCGGGCGGACGGCCTACTCGATCATGGCGCAGGGCCAGATCGACCAGATCCTCTCGTCGAAGCCGGAAGAGCGCCGCATGGTCTTCGAGGAAGCCGCGGGCATCACGAAGTACAAGCGCGAGAAGAAGGAGGCGCTGCGGAAGCTGGAATTCACCGAGGCCAACCTGCTGCGCGTGTCCGACGTGCTGGCCGAGCAGGAGCGCCGCATGAACTCGCTGAAGCGCCAGGTCGCCAAGGCCCGCCGCTACCAGGCTCTCGCCGGCGACGTGCGCATCCTGGACACCCACCTGGGCCACAAGCGCTTCGTGGAGATGTCCGCCGAGCGCGACGAGCTGAAGACCTCGATCCGCTCGCTGGAGGTGCAGGAATTCGAGCTCGAGCGCCAGATGGCCCCGAAGGAGGAGGCCGTGGCCGACGCCCGGCTGAATGCCCGCAATTTCGAAGGAGAACTCGCCGACCTCCGCCAGCAGCTCAACTCGCACCGCAACGCCCTCTCGGCCGCGCAAGGCCGCGTCGCCTTCAACGAAGAGCGCAAGGCCGAGCTGGAGAGCCGCATTTTCCAGAACCGCGAGGAAATCGAGACGACCCGCGAGAAGCTCGCCCAGCAGGAATTCGACGTCGTGGCGGCGAATGAAACGCTGGAGCAGCTCGCCCGCCGCATCGCCGAGCAGGAGATCCAGCTCGGCGATCAGGAGGAGCGCACGATGATGGCCCGTGGCGATCGCGAGCAGATCGAGGCGCAGCTCCGCGAGGCCCGTGCCGAGGCAAACCGCGCCCAGACGATCATCGCATCCACGCAGGCCCGCATCGAAAGCTCGCTCGCGCAGCTTGAGACCAGCCGCGAGCGCGCCCGCATGCTGGCGGATGAGGAGCAACGCCTGAACCTCGAGGCCGAGGAGGCGAACGAGCAGCGCAACCGCATCGTGGTGGAGCTGGAGGAACACTCCGCACGCACCGGCGAGCTAGAGGAGGCTTTCCAAAAGGCCGAGCGCACCTATCAGCACACCCGCGGAGACCTCGACGCCTCGCGCACCGCGGCGACCGAGGCAAACAAGATCCTCGCCCAGCGCGACTCACGTCTGAAAGTGGTGCGACAGCTCGTGGCGAGCGGCGAAGGTTTCCAAAAGGGCACGCGGAAGGTGCTCGATGGCCTTGACGATGCGGAGCGCTTCAAGCCCGGCATCCATGGCGTGCTCGCCGGATTCATCGAGGCGGACCGCTCTTGCGCCCGTGCGATCGAGACCGCCTTGGGCAAGCACCTTCAGGCCGTCTTGGTGGCCGATGAGAAGCTCGCGGATGCGATTATCTCGCGCCTCACCGAGAAGCGGCTCGGCGTGGCCGCCATCTTGCCGGAGACCTTCGTCGGTCACTCGGTCAGCACCCAGATGGAAGCCGTGCCCGAGGGCGCGGTCGGCTGGGCGCTCGACAAGGTGAAGTCCGACCCGCGCGTGTCCCGCGTGATTGAAAAGCTCCTTGAGAAGGTGCTCATCGTGCCGAATTACGCGACCGCGATGCGCCTGCGCTCGTCGCTCGCCGATGTGACGATGGTCACGCAGGCCGGCGAGCTGATCGGTGCCGAGGGCGTGATTCACGGCGGCGACGCGGGCGAGGGGAATGTCTCCGTGCTGGAGCTTCAGAATGAAGTGCGCGACTTGGAGACAGAAGTCGCCGGGCTGGTGCAGGCCGAGGAAGCGGCCCGCCAGCGCGTCACGGATCTGGAGGGCTCGCTGGGCCGGCTTCAGGAGGAAATGGAAGTCTGCCGCGAGCGCATCCAGCGCCACAAGGTGGAGCTTTCCACGCTGCAGGGACAGCTCACGCTCGCCTCGCGCGAGGTGGAGAGCGTGCAGACGAAGATCGAGAACGTGCAGTGGGAACGCGGCGAACTCGACAGCCGCGAGCAGGCCGCGAACGACAGCCGCAGCGGATTGGAGAGCGAGCTGGCCATGGCGCGCGAGCGTCTGGAAGGCCACGAGGAAGACCAGCGCCGCCTGCAATCGCAGGTCGAGGGTTCCCAGCGCGACGAGGCCGAGCTGGCGCAGGCGCTGAATGAACTGCGGACCTCTCTGGCCGTGGAACGCCAGGCGAAGCACGCCGCCGAGGCCCAGCAGCAGCCGATGGAGGCACGCCTGAGCGAGCTGCGCGAACTTTCCATCCGCCGCGAGACGGAGATCGAGTCCTTTGTCCAGCGCATCGAATCCGCCGCCGCGGAGAACGCCCGGCTGTCCGAAGAAGTCGAGACGCACCAGGCCGAGGCCGAGGACCTCGCCATGGAGATCGAGTCCCGCGCGAGCCGTCGCAATGAACTTCTCGAAGTGATCGACCGCGCGGAAGCCGAGCTTTCCGAAGTGCGGAAGCGTCTTGCGAAAGCTTCCGAGCAACGCGGTCGCGAGGAGGTCTCGATCACGAAGATCGAGCTTCGCCTCGAAAGCCTCGTCACCTCCATTCTGGAGCGCCATCAGGTGGAGCTCTCCACCTTCGAGCCCGACGCGCACGCTCTGCTTTCCTGCATCGCCTCGCAAAAGGCGCAGCAGTCGCGCGGCGGACGCCAAAGCTTCGTGGAGAATGAAGACGGCGAGGAGGAAGAGCAGCCGATCGTGGTGGTGGATGCCTCGAAGGACAGCGACGAGATGGAGCTGCCGCCGCAGATGACCGGCGAGCCGGACTGGGGATTCGTCGAGGCCATCGTCGGCGACCTCAAGCGCCGCCTCGACGGCATGGGCCCGGTCAACGTGGACGCCATCGAGGAGTATGAAGAACTCGAGGAGCGCTACAACGAGGTGCGCTCGAACTACGACGACCTCGTGAGTTCGAAGGCGAATCTGATCGAGGTGATCGAGAAGATCAACGAGGAGACCCAGCGCCGCTTCGCCGAGACCTTCGCGCAGGTGAAGATCAATTTCCGCGACATGTTCAAGGAGCTCTTCGGCGAGAAGGGCCAGGCCGACCTATTGCTGCAGGACGAGAACGACCCGCTCGAGTCCGGCATCGAGGTGATTGCAAAGCCGCCCGGCAAGAAGCTCCAGAGCATCTCGCTGCTCTCCGGTGGCGAGCGCTCGATGACCGCGGTGGCGCTGCTCTTCTCGATCTACATGATCAAGCCGAGCCCCTTCTGCGTGCTGGACGAGCTGGATGCTCCGCTCGACGAGTCGAACATCAACCGCTTCGTCAAGGTGCTGGACCGCTTCATCGACAACAGCCAGTTCATCATCGTCACCCACTCGAAGCGCACCATGGCACGCGCCGATGTGATGTATGGCGTGACGATGGAGGAATTCGGCGTGTCGAAGCCGGTGGGCATGCGCCTCACCAATGCCGACGACATGGCAAGCAAGGGCGAGGCGAAGACGGCCGCCCAGAAGGCCGCCCTGAGACTCGACGCGTAA
- a CDS encoding aminotransferase class IV, producing the protein MSWTWCNGDFFDGPLAVSPTDRGLTNGLGLFETVLAIGGSPLALDLHLARLNAGAARLGWEVDAGEIALAIPGLLDRCGLAQEGTRARVRIAITAGAGDLRDLARGVGALAWITAFASPVPPESLSLVTATFPRNERSPLAGLKCASYAENLFALDAARRAGADEPLFYNTRGDLCESATMNVFVVKDGVALTPPLSSGCLPGTMRERVICQIPVREADLTAEDITSADEVFLSSAIRGVVPVSAIDGRLIPTGPVAERLRRTAWDRWT; encoded by the coding sequence GTGAGCTGGACCTGGTGCAATGGCGACTTCTTCGATGGCCCGCTGGCCGTTTCCCCAACGGATCGCGGGCTGACGAATGGCCTGGGCCTCTTCGAGACGGTGCTGGCCATCGGCGGCTCGCCGCTGGCGCTGGACCTGCATCTGGCCCGGCTGAATGCGGGGGCGGCAAGATTGGGATGGGAGGTGGATGCCGGTGAAATCGCGCTGGCAATCCCAGGCTTGCTGGACCGTTGCGGGCTGGCACAGGAGGGTACGCGAGCGCGGGTCCGCATCGCGATCACCGCCGGGGCGGGGGACCTGCGGGATCTGGCCCGGGGCGTCGGAGCGCTGGCTTGGATCACGGCCTTCGCGAGCCCGGTACCGCCGGAAAGCCTCTCGCTGGTCACGGCTACCTTTCCCCGGAACGAGCGCTCGCCGCTGGCCGGACTGAAGTGCGCCTCGTATGCCGAGAATCTGTTCGCGCTCGATGCCGCCCGCCGTGCCGGGGCGGACGAGCCGCTTTTTTACAATACCCGCGGAGATCTCTGCGAGTCGGCCACGATGAATGTCTTCGTGGTGAAGGACGGGGTGGCTCTCACGCCGCCGCTTTCCTCGGGATGTCTGCCGGGCACGATGCGCGAGCGCGTGATCTGCCAGATCCCGGTGCGGGAGGCGGATCTCACGGCGGAAGACATCACGTCGGCGGACGAGGTTTTTCTCTCATCGGCGATCCGCGGCGTGGTGCCGGTATCCGCCATCGACGGTCGCTTGATTCCGACCGGACCCGTGGCAGAGCGGCTGCGCCGGACTGCCTGGGATCGGTGGACTTGA